A region of the Nitrospira sp. genome:
ACGATCAGGCTGTGTGATGCCCTGTCAGCTCAAGTCGAAGTTCGGCCTCAAGCAGAACGGCTGTTGCGGCCGCTGCGCGAAAAACATCCATGAGTTTGTCGAGATTGCAATCCAGGGAGCATCGACCAGCACAGTGGACCGGTAGAGATGCTCCTCACCACACGGCAGTTAGCAGAAAGATCTCCTCAACATCATTCAACGTGAAGACCCGCCTCTGATTAGCTTCGTGACTTCAGCTACGCGCCGACCTAACGCTCTGGCATCAGCGAGCTCTTGGTCATCGATCCCAGGACTCTCACCTTCTGTGGTCGCCGACGCTCCAAATGCGCCACCGCCACTCACCACAATCATTTGATTTCCCAGCATCGCGGCAAGAATGGTCAACAGCGTGACCTCTTTCCCGCTCGAGATTTGCCCTCCTGTGGCGAAGGCCGCCCCAACCTTGTTTTTCATCTTGAATTCTGGAAAGACGCCGAACTTGAACTGCCAGTTATCGAAGAAGGTCTTCACTTCTCCTGACATGTTCGACCAATAGACAGGAGAACCGACCACCACCGCATCTGAAGAAAGCAGATCTTCCGCAGTCACGTGTCCAACACGCTTCAACAGAAC
Encoded here:
- a CDS encoding (2Fe-2S)-binding protein; translated protein: MYVCLCNGITESDVREAGRSGCVMPCQLKSKFGLKQNGCCGRCAKNIHEFVEIAIQGASTSTVDR
- a CDS encoding flavodoxin family protein; the encoded protein is MKILVTYHSLSGNTERMAEAVVTGAQSVSGTQVLLKRVGHVTAEDLLSSDAVVVGSPVYWSNMSGEVKTFFDNWQFKFGVFPEFKMKNKVGAAFATGGQISSGKEVTLLTILAAMLGNQMIVVSGGGAFGASATTEGESPGIDDQELADARALGRRVAEVTKLIRGGSSR